A genomic region of Dactylococcopsis salina PCC 8305 contains the following coding sequences:
- a CDS encoding glycerol-3-phosphate acyltransferase: MTMTQLWGALLIFIFCPILGALPLIHWLSLGLTGQNLKRLGTGNISVSAAFYHGGKLAGIPAVISEAGKGIITVLLARSFFPDEPAWELIALIALVMGRYWGGKGAGTTNVMWGILTHDPISAGLVFLIGGISFTILRDRAAGRNGILILMSLIITLRHINDPPRIMAIIALSLLLFTIYYKIPDDLDLPSKEGKNSSMFKFFRGDRAILSLDDNLKAQKVGQKAATLSQLKNWGYPVPCGWVLPAGDDPLPLLELASPSEGNPLIVRSSAVGEDSEASSAAGQYQSISHITNPEALKNGILQCQTSYNNPTAAQYRPQQQQGESEMAVLVQQQIQGVFSGVAFSRDPVNQMEDAVLIEALPGEATRVVSGQETPQQYRVLQDSPPKIEGEGEIPESILQDVANLARDLERRFQGFPQDIEWTYDGEKLWILQSRPITNLQPIWTRKIAAEVIPGLIRPLTWSINRPLTCGMWGKLFTVVLGDRAKGLNFKETATLHYSRAYFNATLLGKIFLRMGLPAESLEFLTRGAKFTRPSLLSTLRNVPGLLRLSLRELRLEKDFAIDQESLFDPTLQDLENQTPSELSPQELLTRIEMILTNLHTATYYNILAPLSFSLRQNLLQVETEALDYSILPEVASSKALEQIAKDARNLVPMDTIEPMSAPSLFAMLAEFPDGESILEQFQDWLKRYGYLSETATDIAIPRWRENPRSARASFTQFFFNEPDQISKKATVEENQGWKQKNVQQRLKLKAEVAEVYNRFLAHLRWSVLALERIWLETGLLAEAGEIFFLKLSEIRHLVKNDDPKLRSEIPQRISLRRSTYVEDEKLPAVPYVVYGNPPQRDRVLATPQLTTQQRWQGIAASPGQVIGRIKVVNDLSRTMTVDKETILVVPYTDAGWGVLLAGAGGLISEVGGRLSHGAIIAREYGVPAVMDIPNAVHLFQDGQAVKIDGQTGVVELLTD, from the coding sequence ATGACAATGACACAACTCTGGGGCGCTTTGTTAATTTTTATTTTCTGCCCCATTTTAGGAGCGTTACCCCTAATCCATTGGTTAAGCTTGGGATTGACGGGTCAAAACTTAAAACGTCTGGGAACAGGAAATATTTCTGTATCAGCCGCATTTTATCACGGGGGAAAACTTGCTGGGATTCCAGCAGTGATCTCCGAAGCAGGGAAAGGGATCATTACTGTTTTGTTAGCGCGATCGTTTTTTCCTGATGAGCCAGCATGGGAACTAATCGCCTTGATTGCCTTAGTGATGGGACGTTATTGGGGGGGAAAAGGCGCGGGAACAACGAATGTCATGTGGGGGATATTAACCCATGATCCCATATCAGCAGGATTGGTTTTTCTGATTGGTGGGATTAGTTTTACGATTTTGCGCGATCGCGCCGCCGGACGCAACGGCATTTTAATTTTAATGTCTCTGATTATTACCTTGCGTCACATCAATGATCCCCCCAGAATCATGGCAATTATCGCCCTCTCACTGCTTTTATTTACCATTTACTATAAAATTCCAGATGACCTTGATTTACCCAGTAAGGAAGGGAAAAACAGTTCTATGTTTAAATTCTTTCGCGGCGATCGAGCGATTTTGTCCCTTGATGATAACTTAAAAGCCCAAAAAGTGGGACAAAAAGCCGCCACCCTTTCCCAACTCAAAAATTGGGGATATCCCGTTCCCTGTGGTTGGGTTCTCCCCGCAGGAGATGACCCCCTTCCCCTGCTAGAATTAGCATCACCCTCAGAAGGAAATCCCTTAATTGTGCGTTCTTCAGCAGTGGGAGAAGATAGCGAAGCCAGTTCCGCCGCCGGACAATATCAAAGCATTTCCCACATTACCAACCCAGAAGCCTTAAAAAATGGGATTTTGCAATGTCAAACCTCCTACAATAATCCCACGGCGGCGCAATATCGTCCCCAACAACAGCAAGGAGAATCAGAAATGGCGGTTTTAGTTCAACAACAAATTCAAGGTGTCTTTTCAGGAGTCGCCTTTAGTCGTGATCCAGTTAACCAGATGGAAGACGCCGTGTTAATTGAAGCCCTCCCTGGAGAAGCCACTAGAGTGGTATCTGGACAAGAAACCCCGCAACAATATCGTGTTCTCCAAGACTCACCGCCAAAAATCGAGGGAGAGGGAGAAATTCCCGAATCAATCCTTCAAGATGTTGCCAATTTAGCCAGAGACTTAGAGAGACGGTTTCAGGGGTTTCCCCAAGATATCGAATGGACGTATGACGGAGAAAAACTCTGGATTTTACAAAGTCGTCCCATCACCAATTTACAACCAATCTGGACGCGAAAAATTGCCGCCGAGGTGATTCCAGGGTTAATTCGTCCGCTTACTTGGTCGATTAATCGTCCCTTGACTTGTGGGATGTGGGGAAAATTATTTACAGTGGTACTGGGCGATCGCGCCAAAGGTTTAAACTTCAAAGAAACCGCAACCCTTCACTATAGCCGCGCTTATTTCAACGCCACCCTTTTAGGAAAAATCTTCCTTCGCATGGGACTTCCCGCAGAAAGTTTAGAATTTCTCACCAGAGGGGCAAAATTTACCCGTCCTTCCCTGCTTTCTACCCTTCGTAACGTTCCAGGATTACTGCGTCTTTCCCTGCGAGAATTGCGTTTAGAAAAAGACTTTGCCATTGATCAAGAATCCCTTTTTGATCCCACTCTCCAAGACTTAGAAAACCAAACCCCAAGCGAGTTATCGCCACAAGAATTATTAACTCGCATCGAGATGATTCTAACCAACCTTCACACCGCAACTTATTACAACATTCTCGCCCCTTTAAGTTTCTCCCTGCGACAAAATCTCTTGCAAGTAGAAACAGAAGCATTAGACTACAGTATTTTGCCAGAGGTAGCTTCTAGCAAAGCACTAGAACAAATCGCCAAAGATGCCAGAAATCTTGTGCCGATGGATACCATTGAACCCATGAGTGCGCCCTCTCTGTTTGCAATGTTAGCCGAATTCCCCGACGGAGAAAGCATTTTAGAGCAATTTCAAGACTGGTTAAAGCGTTATGGTTATTTAAGTGAAACCGCCACTGATATTGCCATTCCTCGTTGGCGAGAAAATCCACGTTCCGCCCGTGCGTCTTTTACTCAGTTTTTCTTTAATGAACCAGATCAAATTAGCAAGAAAGCTACGGTTGAGGAAAATCAGGGTTGGAAACAGAAGAATGTCCAGCAACGGTTAAAACTGAAAGCAGAAGTCGCCGAAGTGTATAATCGCTTCTTGGCACATCTGAGATGGAGTGTTTTAGCATTAGAACGCATTTGGCTAGAAACAGGATTATTAGCGGAAGCAGGAGAGATTTTCTTCCTCAAATTATCGGAAATTCGGCATCTGGTGAAAAATGATGACCCCAAACTGCGTTCAGAAATTCCCCAACGAATCAGTTTGCGACGTTCTACCTATGTTGAAGATGAGAAGTTACCCGCCGTTCCCTATGTGGTCTATGGTAATCCCCCGCAGCGCGATCGGGTTTTGGCAACGCCACAATTAACCACACAACAACGATGGCAAGGAATTGCCGCCAGTCCAGGACAAGTCATTGGTCGGATCAAAGTTGTCAATGATTTATCTCGCACCATGACGGTAGATAAAGAAACAATTTTAGTTGTTCCCTATACCGATGCAGGTTGGGGAGTTTTACTTGCTGGGGCTGGAGGGTTAATCTCAGAAGTAGGGGGAAGACTCTCCCATGGTGCGATTATTGCGCGAGAATATGGTGTTCCCGCAGTGATGGATATTCCCAACGCCGTTCATCTTTTCCAAGATGGTCAAGCGGTGAAAATTGATGGACAAACTGGTGTGGTTGAACTGCTAACCGATTAA
- a CDS encoding TldD/PmbA family protein, whose product MLQTETTYSTTDLANLAIQHLQKTGCEYGEIRLCRYRTQTLMARDRSLTTLSDNISSGYGVRVLLNGAWGFAASNENTPEAVTRTINLAIEIAKGTHLTQQQPVRLAPVEAYRDTYITPIKINPFDIPLTDKTNLLLSLNEKLLGYETQGIKKAFSFLHFSQEDKTFASTEGSHIQQTIYRSHPGFGGMAIASGDAQTRNYERPPLNIGYEHINPDDLFSQVDRVATEAIEKVHAEPAPARDRATLILKPSNLYLTIHESVGHPTELDRVFGYESNFAGTSFATTDQLGTLRYAAPWINFIADRTQCNGRSTVGYDDEGVKSQSWYVVKDGILVDYLTDRETAYRLGRETSNGSSFADSWSSVPMVRIPNLGLEPGEAGGSHTASLEEMIADTKDGYLIDGVGSFSIDQQRRNFQFGGDAFWRVKDGKITGMVKDLTYHSMTTDFWQQVDALGGAEDWEQCGTNICGKGEPIQIAQMTHGCVPVRVQDIQIGRS is encoded by the coding sequence ATGCTACAAACCGAAACCACCTACTCCACAACTGATCTCGCTAACCTTGCCATTCAACACCTTCAAAAAACAGGATGCGAATACGGAGAGATTCGTCTTTGTCGGTATCGTACCCAAACTCTCATGGCGCGCGATCGAAGCCTAACGACGCTTTCTGATAACATTAGTTCTGGCTATGGCGTGCGAGTGCTTTTAAACGGTGCTTGGGGGTTTGCTGCGAGTAACGAAAACACACCAGAAGCGGTTACTCGTACCATTAACTTAGCGATCGAAATCGCCAAAGGAACACACCTCACGCAACAGCAACCCGTGCGTTTAGCCCCTGTGGAAGCCTATCGGGATACTTACATTACCCCCATCAAAATTAATCCCTTTGACATTCCCCTCACGGATAAAACAAATCTCCTGCTTTCTCTCAATGAAAAACTCTTAGGATACGAAACACAGGGAATCAAAAAAGCCTTCTCTTTCCTTCATTTTTCCCAAGAAGACAAAACCTTTGCTTCCACAGAAGGATCACACATTCAACAAACGATTTATCGTTCTCATCCTGGCTTTGGTGGTATGGCGATCGCATCGGGAGACGCACAAACCCGCAATTATGAACGTCCACCGCTTAACATCGGCTATGAACATATTAATCCCGATGATCTGTTTTCGCAAGTCGATCGCGTCGCCACAGAAGCCATTGAGAAAGTTCATGCTGAACCCGCACCCGCACGCGATCGCGCTACCCTGATTCTAAAGCCGAGTAATCTCTATCTCACCATCCATGAATCTGTTGGACACCCCACAGAATTAGATCGGGTGTTTGGTTACGAATCCAACTTTGCGGGAACCAGTTTCGCAACTACCGATCAACTGGGAACATTGCGTTATGCCGCCCCTTGGATTAATTTTATCGCCGATCGCACCCAATGCAACGGACGCAGCACCGTCGGTTATGATGACGAAGGCGTAAAGTCACAATCCTGGTATGTGGTGAAAGATGGGATTTTAGTTGATTATCTCACCGATCGCGAAACCGCCTATCGTTTAGGACGAGAAACCAGCAATGGCAGTTCCTTCGCCGATAGTTGGTCAAGTGTTCCCATGGTACGGATTCCCAACTTAGGATTAGAACCAGGAGAAGCAGGAGGAAGCCACACCGCCAGTTTAGAAGAAATGATCGCCGACACCAAAGACGGCTATTTAATTGATGGGGTGGGAAGTTTTTCCATTGATCAACAGCGACGTAACTTTCAATTTGGAGGCGATGCGTTTTGGCGAGTAAAAGATGGCAAAATCACAGGAATGGTCAAAGATTTAACCTATCATTCCATGACCACAGACTTTTGGCAACAAGTGGATGCTTTGGGGGGTGCTGAAGACTGGGAACAATGCGGAACTAATATTTGTGGGAAAGGCGAACCGATTCAAATCGCACAAATGACTCATGGCTGTGTTCCAGTGAGAGTCCAAGATATTCAAATTGGCAGAAGTTGA
- a CDS encoding DUF6761 family protein yields the protein MLQDSQSVRHYQHLTDAMVDYWYRGYRFNELQLYLTGYLAALRSTATLEPYQVNRLEEEALRFLRDRSNFEEVLPEPEPDFY from the coding sequence ATGTTGCAAGACTCCCAATCTGTTCGTCACTATCAACACTTAACTGATGCGATGGTTGATTATTGGTATCGTGGCTATCGCTTTAATGAACTGCAACTTTATCTTACTGGTTATTTAGCGGCGTTGCGTTCTACCGCTACTCTTGAACCTTATCAAGTTAATCGTTTGGAAGAGGAAGCCTTAAGGTTTCTCCGAGATCGATCGAACTTTGAAGAAGTGTTACCCGAACCCGAACCTGATTTCTATTAG
- the grxD gene encoding Grx4 family monothiol glutaredoxin, with amino-acid sequence MEPEVKQRIENLINSNKIVVFMKGTKLMPQCGFSNNVVQILNVMGVPYETYDVLDDPEVRQGIKEYSNWPTIPQVYVNGEFVGGCDIMIELYQNNELQQMLEVALAS; translated from the coding sequence ATGGAACCAGAAGTTAAACAACGCATTGAAAATTTAATCAATAGTAACAAAATTGTTGTCTTTATGAAGGGAACGAAATTGATGCCCCAATGTGGGTTTTCTAATAATGTCGTTCAAATTCTAAATGTCATGGGTGTTCCCTATGAGACTTATGATGTTTTAGATGACCCAGAAGTGCGTCAAGGCATTAAAGAATATTCTAATTGGCCCACGATTCCTCAAGTTTATGTGAATGGGGAATTTGTCGGCGGCTGCGATATTATGATTGAACTTTATCAAAATAATGAGTTACAGCAGATGTTAGAGGTAGCTTTAGCTTCCTAA